From Chryseobacterium sp. IHB B 17019, one genomic window encodes:
- the apaG gene encoding Co2+/Mg2+ efflux protein ApaG: MTSNIKVSVTPEYDSKNSYPSENRYVFKYNITIENDGSFAIKILKRKWLIFDVGFGYTEIIGDGVIGLTPEIPISENFTYFSNVMLRSGVGNMSGKYLVKNMETQENFEIEIPKFNLLSEVLSN; the protein is encoded by the coding sequence ATGACCTCAAATATCAAAGTTTCAGTAACACCTGAATATGATAGTAAGAATAGTTATCCATCTGAAAACAGATATGTTTTTAAATACAACATTACGATCGAAAATGACGGAAGTTTTGCCATAAAAATTCTTAAAAGAAAATGGCTGATCTTTGATGTTGGTTTCGGATATACAGAGATTATTGGTGATGGAGTGATTGGCCTCACGCCGGAAATTCCGATAAGTGAAAATTTTACTTATTTCTCAAATGTCATGCTTCGGTCCGGAGTAGGAAATATGAGCGGAAAATATTTAGTTAAAAATATGGAAACTCAGGAAAATTTTGAAATAGAGATCCCGAAATTCAATTTGTTGTCGGAGGTTTTGAGTAATTAA